The proteins below come from a single Ruegeria sp. THAF33 genomic window:
- a CDS encoding PhoX family phosphatase — MKDERILSFDEFDEVVNPRPEECEFDRVVERALSRRGFLGGVLAMGSFTAVGGSLIPSGAHAVSNRFAFEAIPVSTADEVIVPAGYKADVMVRWGDPLWSDAPEFDHATRGTAASQERAFGDNTDGQDIFLHDGHVLLVVNNEYTNRDILWGNNPDAKPASDDDIAKGMMAHGVTIVEIASTDGKWGIVKDSPYNRRVTPQTEMSITGPAAGHDLMKTAADPSGTTCKGTWNNCGNGVTPWGTYLACEENFNGYFSAEDENHEVNADLKRYGVSASDWGYGWAKIDDRFDVSKNPNEPNRAGYVVEIDPTDPASTPRKLTALGRFKHENAEVIVNNDGRVIVYMGDDERGEFLYRFVSEGVYAAGVDTNALLEKGTLSVAKFNDDGTGEWLDLTPETTGLASQAEVCIHTRQAGSAVGATTMDRPEWVAANPNAPEVYCCLTNNKNRGVKPNAGGDDTSANGPNPRDKNNYGQIVRWRPDGGDHAAAGFGWDLYVLAGNPTVHQDAYAGSENVNADNMFNSPDGLKFDSNGLLWIQTDGNYGNEGDFAGQGNNQMLAGDPVTGEIRRFLVGPNECEVTGLSWSPDRRTMFVGIQHPGEDGNSHWPEGGDSVPRSAIIAITREDGGLVG; from the coding sequence ATGAAAGATGAGCGCATCCTTTCCTTCGACGAATTCGATGAAGTCGTAAATCCGCGCCCAGAAGAATGTGAATTTGATCGCGTTGTCGAACGCGCATTGTCCCGACGCGGTTTTCTGGGCGGCGTTTTGGCGATGGGTAGTTTCACAGCTGTTGGTGGTTCGCTGATTCCTTCAGGGGCTCACGCGGTTTCCAACCGCTTCGCGTTTGAGGCGATTCCCGTGTCGACTGCGGACGAGGTCATTGTTCCGGCTGGATACAAGGCGGATGTTATGGTGCGCTGGGGCGATCCGCTTTGGTCGGACGCGCCAGAGTTCGATCACGCGACCCGTGGTACGGCTGCCAGCCAGGAACGCGCCTTTGGTGACAATACCGATGGTCAGGACATTTTCTTACATGACGGTCACGTTCTGCTGGTTGTAAACAACGAATATACCAATCGTGACATCCTGTGGGGCAACAATCCGGACGCCAAGCCAGCATCCGATGACGACATCGCAAAGGGCATGATGGCGCATGGTGTCACGATCGTGGAAATCGCGAGCACCGATGGCAAGTGGGGCATCGTGAAGGACAGCCCCTATAACCGCCGCGTTACACCGCAGACCGAAATGTCCATTACGGGTCCGGCCGCCGGTCATGACTTGATGAAAACGGCCGCCGATCCGTCCGGAACGACGTGCAAGGGAACATGGAACAATTGCGGAAATGGCGTGACGCCGTGGGGCACTTACCTGGCTTGTGAAGAAAACTTCAATGGCTACTTCTCGGCCGAAGACGAAAATCACGAGGTCAATGCTGATCTGAAACGTTATGGCGTATCGGCCAGCGATTGGGGCTATGGCTGGGCCAAGATCGACGACCGTTTCGACGTCTCGAAAAACCCAAACGAACCGAACCGTGCCGGTTATGTCGTCGAGATCGATCCGACCGATCCGGCATCGACACCGCGCAAGCTGACAGCACTGGGACGCTTCAAGCACGAAAACGCCGAAGTCATAGTGAACAACGACGGTCGTGTCATCGTTTACATGGGCGATGATGAACGCGGCGAGTTTCTTTACCGCTTTGTCTCGGAAGGGGTTTATGCCGCTGGTGTGGATACCAACGCGCTGTTGGAGAAAGGCACACTTTCGGTTGCCAAGTTCAACGACGACGGAACCGGTGAGTGGCTCGATCTGACACCTGAAACCACCGGGCTTGCATCGCAGGCCGAGGTTTGCATCCACACCCGTCAGGCTGGTTCGGCGGTTGGAGCAACCACCATGGATCGTCCCGAGTGGGTTGCGGCTAATCCAAACGCGCCCGAGGTTTACTGTTGCTTGACCAACAACAAGAACCGTGGCGTGAAGCCGAATGCAGGGGGCGACGATACCTCGGCCAACGGCCCGAACCCGAGGGACAAGAACAACTACGGTCAGATCGTTCGCTGGCGCCCGGATGGCGGCGATCATGCTGCGGCTGGCTTTGGCTGGGATCTGTACGTTCTGGCAGGCAATCCCACTGTCCACCAAGACGCCTATGCCGGATCCGAGAACGTGAACGCCGACAATATGTTCAACTCACCCGATGGATTGAAGTTCGACAGCAACGGCTTGCTGTGGATCCAGACCGATGGCAATTATGGCAACGAAGGTGACTTCGCCGGGCAGGGCAACAACCAGATGCTGGCAGGCGACCCTGTCACCGGCGAAATCCGCCGTTTTCTGGTTGGCCCCAACGAATGCGAGGTCACCGGTCTCAGCTGGTCGCCGGACCGTCGTACGATGTTTGTCGGCATTCAGCACCCGGGCGAAGATGGCAACAGCCATTGGCCTGAAGGCGGGGACTCGGTGCCACGCTCGGCCATTATCGCCATTACGCGCGAAGATGGCGGTTTGGTCGGCTAA